tttgtttgtttattatatttgtatactgccctccctttcgcttcggggcggtttacattagAACTCTCAGAAACGATACATACAGAAAACATCTTGACTTAAATGTATAACACCTTTAACGAGAACTTGCATTGAATAAAACAATTTAGAATTTAACATTCAAAAGTCAGTGTATAAAATCTCGATTTAATTTATTGTATAAAATCTTGACTTAATGTATAGCACCCAGAAAAAGTTGCTGAAATCTTTTAGCATTTATGATGATAATGCAAATGCATAGCGTAGAGTGCAGTGTGTTGTTGgcacaatatttattttgttactaGAGAACAGCTTGGCTACTAAAGCTCAAACGTAGTTGCTTCCAAAATTTTCCTTATATGAATTTTGCCCCAGACATCTGGCTCTCAGTTACCCATGCTCCTTTTCCAACTGGAACAGATGCATTAGGAATTCTACATTAGGAACTGGTTTGTAGGGCTGCCAGTTATCCACTAGGGTTGAGGGatcccccactcccagctcccaGAAGCTGGTGGGATaacaataaaagtttaaaaaataccATCAGCCCAACAAgattatgtcacttctgagggaagcccagaagtgatgtcacaccacaccacaccacaccaaaTTCTATGGTACAGAACagtatgatgtcatttcctggtttCCCCACAAGTTAGTTGTCACCATCACGCCAACAGCAACGCCCCCTTGACTGCTGCAAATTCCAGTTCCAGAATTAGTTACAGAAATTAAATCAGAATTAAGGAGAAGTAGGCAGAGAGTGAAATTATGAAGCAGTAAAGGAAcaggcagtaggtgcaaacttaaatggattccggggaatggtagaggacaggaaggcttggaggatcgttgtccatggggtcgtgatgggtcggacatgactacgcacctaacaacaacaaaggaacagGCATTCAATCACTTCCAATCCCATGGCTTTAGTAATTCTTTCATGCACATGAATGCAAATTGCACTGTTTTTCAACATTAACAATGCAAGCAAGTCCTCATAAACTGTGATGAGAAccattccaatttttaaaattggttctATAAGATGTCATGGGAATACCTGACCAGTTTTTGTAGTCAAAACTTCAGAAACATCTGCATGAGAGCAAGTGTTCTGATGCAGTACATGTCATCTTGCAGACACTCTGCCTGGGGGATTTCCAGGACATCATGGCTAGTAGGAATAATAGAGACTGCACTGTCCATGAAACCCCCACTTGAGATGCTGGCAGTGGGAAATTGTACCTTTTTCTCATGATTGACATATTTGCCCCCCAAACTCCCAATTTATTACACTGTTCAACTAGAAGCAGGAAATGTCTCATGCAGCCATCAGAAAGCCTATTGTAAATTTTTGAGCTTAGCTTAGATAACACAGTTTTAAtatgaggaaagaagaaagaacatcACAAAGCAATTACAAAAACAAACCCCAGTGATTGCCATCCAGTTAAACTGTATGCAGATTTTAGCAGAATGTGGGAAAATATACTTTCGAATACAATAAGTCCTAGCTCCTTTTGAAAGCTTCCATTAGTCAACCAAAGGAATACTATTTATAAATATGTCTGAGTAGTTTTTTATATTGTGTGAGATTAGGGCTGGCCACCTGTAGGGGTCAGGGACTTCCGTCTTGTATGGGAAGCCACTGGTGTCCCTGAAGcaattatgtcacttctggcagaATCCAGAAGTGACGTCATTGCACCAGGGTGATGTTTGAACATTCACTGAAAATTCTATTGGGTGATCACTAGAGCGTCACCCAATGTGTTGAAATCACTTCCAAGTGATGCCAGAAGCAACATCCTGAGtctcagcatggtatagtggttaagagcagcagcttctaatctggaaagctgagtttgattctccactcctccatatgcagcaagctgggtgaccttgggctaaccacagtcctgttagagctgatcttGCAAGGCAATtcccagcttcacctacctcacagggtgtctgttgtggggagaggaagggaaggcaattgtaagacactttgagactctttcgggtactgaaaagcgaaggtataaaacccagctcttcctcttctattcTGGGGGTGCTGCTCACACCCTCTGTTTCTCCCAGGGCTTTCCTTCCACTGTGCTGATGAGCAGCAGGAGCTCGgagtgggagatctcctgccccCAGTAGGACATGGACAATCCTTTAATAAACATCACCTTTCTGATCGATTTAAAACAGACCAACCAACCCTGCACATAGACACCAAATTCTGATGAGAAAGAAAGACTGGAAATTTTTGTCTCAAACTATTAAGGTCTCATATTCTTAAGAAACCAAAGAAAAGttcaaagtttaaaaatataagCTTCCTAACTCAAGCAATAGGAAATCCTGGGATTCAGTCCTCCATCTCTCCAAAAACATGAAACTAGAACATAACTTTTGGCTTCCTCTGTCCATGGAAAGTCATGAACAACGCTAAAAAAAACAATCAAAGAATGCCACTGCCCATCAAATGAAAGATGGAAAGGTGCCATACTGTCCATTATAATGGTATTTTTTCTTAACATTATTTCTCATTCATTATTTTATCACTAGTAGACTTGAGGATTGACATGACTGATTTATGCATAGCTTGTTTTGTAACGACCAGGTATTTAATAGGTCTTTTGCTGCTTTTGAAGAATCCCAGGACTGTTAATTCGGTTAATCAAAATAACAGTCACGTAAAGCTTTACCAGTCTAATCACTGGAGTCCAAGATTAGTGAGTAGAATTAAATTTCATCAGGGGGAATGTGTGATAAAGGATATGTCAGTATCCTTTTAAGTCTGTTTTGTTTCTCAACTTTCTCAAGATGGTCCAATTAAATATATCGGAGTACGTGCTTTGTGTCATATCTGAGGAGATGGCCCAGCTAGCAATAGTAAAAATTAGAAGGATTCTTGAGACTTCTCTAATCAAGTATTGATTTTCTTTTTGTCCCATGCAGGTAAACCAGCAGGGTATGGAAGTAATAGACGTGTAAACCCCACCAAAGGAATAGTGGACGAATGCTGCTTCCAGAGCTGTGACCTGAAGCGCCTGGAGATGTACTGTGCACCTGCCAAACCACCAAAATCAGCACGGTCTGTACGTGCTCAGCGCCATACTGATATGCCTAAAGCACAAAAGGTAGCCCGTTATTCAAAATTTGCTAATCTGAGGCATCTCCAAATTTAAATTTGGTATTTAGGGTTTTTTTGCTAATCTGAggcttattattgttgttgttgttatgtgcgaagtcgtgtccgacccatcgcaaccccatggacaatgatcctccaggccttcctgtcctctaccattccctggagtccatttaagtttgcacctactgcttcagtgactccatccagccacctcattattattattattattattattattattattattattattattattattattattattatatttatatttatatttatatttatatttatatttatatttatatttatatttatatttatatttatatttatatttatatttatatttatatttatttcccgccactcccttgcggctcgtggcgggttacagtgtcttaaaacccctattaaaaccccattaaaaaacatCTCCAAATTTAAATTTGGTATTTAGAGGGGGTTAGTTGTTTTTATGTCGCTGCATTATATTTTATATCTTGGATATTTTATATCTTGGATACTGGATAGGATATTATGGACTGTATattttaggggtaatttttatctggggattttatctgttgtaacccgccatgagcctccttgggagtggtgggctaaaaatcaactaaactaaactaaattaAATCCATCACTGTGCAAAAAAGAACACCAAAAGTTTTTCATGTACAATAAATTCTTCATTATTTTGCATTCCGGGGATTATATCTCCACTATAAACATTTGCTTGTTGCTGGTTGTTGGTGCTGTTTTACAAACTGCAAAGTTTCTGAGGTTCTCACGCCACTTCATAACCTTGAATGTCCCTTAATTAATGAAGTGTTGGGTTATTCTAAATATTCTTTAATATGAGAAAAAGAACTGATAAATATTATGGACTGTCAGAGACCCAATTTCAGCATTTGACCATGTACGTAAGGTTTTAGGGTTGACAtctctagtttttaaaaatctaatttccttttttaaaatgccagtgtGATCcactatggcaggctttctcaaccatggttttatAAAACCctagtgtttcctgaatgggctagagttaatttatatatgtgtgtgttaaacatgtattgggtgacatgaccatagatggtcatgtcaacccaccccttcctaaaatggccaatgatgagcctggaggggtgggaagtaaAGGGGTCGCAGGTGGGTTTGTAtaaagctgtgcttcccaaccatattctgaacaatcacgtcacttctcaggtttctcaaagcctaaagaaagtttcatgggtttctcattGATATAAAAGAATGGCTGCACTACTAAAGAGTAGCTTTAATGGCCTGGAAGGCTCAAGTTTAAATCCTCTGTCATTAtatctctcaacctaacctacgtAGTGGATCAtactggcatttttaaaaagaaaattagatttccagacaacagcccCAAGGTGGGCAtatggctgaagaagaagaagatcaacaacaacaacaacaaatatgctgcttttctctacctgaaggagtctcaaagaccgtttatgcactggagatttcatgccggtatgcaggctggagttttagtcgtggcaggttgtcccacctcttcctgcacccacataggggagcatttggcctggtgcacgtcatccgctccagatttgtgctcctgcacaggagctgggccagtgaagttcccagtgcataaacggtcaaagcggcttccaatcgccttcccttccctttctccagaatagacaccctttgaggtaggtgaggctgagaaagccctgatattactgctcggtcagaacagctttatcagcaccgtggtgagcccaaggtcacccagttggctacatgtgggggagtgcagaatcgaacccggctggccagattagacatccgcactcctaaccactacaccaaattggagaGACTTACATCAGCTGAATGCCAGAATATAGTGAAGTTAGTCCAGTATTCTTACTAACCCTTCactctttttttaatgaactatTCAAAGACTAATACCAACAGATCCCCCCTGGCAAAGCCTTCTGGTGAAACACATAGGGAATTTGGGGAGACTTAAACTGAGTAGTCAAATATTAAGCACATACAGACCCGGCGGCAAAGGAACCACGTGCCCATGTGGCATCCTGGAACTTGCCATCCCATGTTGCTCCCCTTTCTAAACCAATGAATTCAATGACATTGTGAGTAAAGTTTGCCAGTTCTAGGCTAAAGGATATTGCCTCTCTTTAATATAGCAACCCGGAATGAAACTTGGTTATTAGAAGTAGGTCATCATCATTGGATGACTTCAGGTCAGTCAAAAAATAATACTGCACCCAGTGCTTGCCAATAACAGCACGTGCTTTGGAGAACTTCAGCATCCCCCCTATAGTCACAACAAGTTGAGGTCACTGAAAAGTGCTTGCTAAACTACTCTCAATATCCTCAGTGTGAGGAATCAATATGCATATGAAATCAGATTTTTATGTCAGTCTTAATCAACTGTTGGAGTTATGTCACCCTCTCACAAGGAAGGAAAAGCTTGACTTTTTGACAAGTTTGGAATCCTTGCTTATTCCTCATCACGTTGGAATCTATGAGAAAGCTAACAAGGCAACTTAAGTTACCAGTTGTCAGGACTTCCATTAAAGTAACCTGGGCATAAGAAAATAAATGTGACTTATTTTTCTGGTTTATAAGTAACTAGTTGCCACTCTATTGTGTGAAGAAAAGGAGGAGCATTTATTGGGGGTAGTTAAGGGCTTTTTATTTCAAAACATAAGATGTTTGCATTAACAATGGAACTCTCAGGAGCAGACATTGGGGTAGAAAACCACACACAGCCCTGGATTACAGGCTCAGTGGGGCAAGATAGGAGGATACAGGCTGTGGCCAGCAATGCCTGTGGGGCTTGTTTCTGAGCAAACATCAAGTTACAATCACCCATACCAGAAACCCAACACTGAGAGTTCATGTTACCCACAATGCTTCCAATATATGCACTTTCCATTGGTTTGATTTTATACCTCCCCTCTCAGCAGTTGCCATCTCATGGCATTAAATACACTAAAATTCATAAAACAGTTAACAATAAAATTAACAGTTAAATTAACAATTAAAACCGCAGGACCATTTGAGGACCATAAATGTCAGCAGCCAGCCACTACATATTGTCAGCTTCAGGACCCCTGAGTACATGAGAAGGTCAGTGAGGTCTAACAGGATCCTAAATTCCTCTGGTTgcgcattccaccaggcaggtgtcagggccaaaaagatcctggccctggtcaaggccaggcatacctccttgGTGTTCGCCATGCGTAACACTTATCACTCAAACAGAGGTTTTCCATGCATGTACAGCTTTAGTGCATAGGAACTTGAAGCTGGACATACAAAGTTCACATTATTTGATTTGCATGAACAGGTGGCTGTGCATATTGGGATCATCATAGGTAGTGCGCCCTCCCACTCAAAGTTCCTAGTGGACATGGTCATAATGACTGAAAAGAGGTCATGTGTTCCTTTTCTTTTGATATGGTGGGATGGGATAAGGCAAGTTAATTGAATATTCATTTTGTGCTTCATTTTTAAAGTAGAAATTACAATGAGGGGAGGGAAATAAAAACCTAAAATTATCTAACTGCATCATTGTGCCCCAATCACAGCTGCCAAGGCAAAGATTTTCACAATCTGTCAGACACTTCAATCTATCAGAGTGTATtccagggttgattctgcacttactttgtttattctgttgtggatcctgctgcattcagatcaatttgaacttgggtcttcctctatcccccctccccattgaaacggaaagtgttctgcacgtgattagggaagctcagaagggggggggagccaagcacagcaagaaccgctttcttttcttgaactgggGGTGCCAGGAGATGGATTGGGGGAATATGACCCTGTTAAGATTCCTGGATTCCTGGATAGTTTTTGACACCATGACTTCTGGTATCTTTCTGGACCACCTTCTGGGTTGGGACTGGGAGGCCCCATTCTGCAGTGATTTCGGTCCTGCCTCAAAGGTAGGCTTCTGAATGTGATGCTTTACTCCTTGACATCTGTCTTACAGGCTCCCACAAGGTTTTATCCTGTCcctcatgcttttcaacatctgtaTAAAGCTGCTGGAATGGATGAGGGCCAACAAATAGCGACTAAATTGTGATGAAGTTGAAGTGTTACAATTAGGGGGAAGGCTTGAACCAGGAATGGAGGAATTTCCTGTTCTGGATGTGCTTGCTCTCCCGCTAAAGCATGAGTCTTGTACCTTTGGGGTGCTGTTGGATCCAGGCCTCCCATTGGATAAACAGATGGCAGTGGTGGCCAGGGATGTCCTACAGTGTGGGTATGCCCTTGAAGACTGACTGGAAGCTACagatggtacagaatgctgcaaccAGAATGCTGACTAGAGTGGActatagggaccatatcactccagcctTGTTCCATCTACATTGGCTCCCAAATTTACTTCCAGACTCAATtaaaggtgctggtattgacttttaaagTGTGAGGCCAtgtcctggtccttttaaatagGAGGTGCTTTATCCTAGGTCTATTCTGCAcataataatgcactttcaatgcactttagaagtagattttcctgttccgaacaggagaatccagcttccaaagcacattgaaagtgcattatcctatgtgtgcggaatgggccctggatgcattgggctgatcctgcattgagcagagggttggactagatggcctgtatggccctttccaactctatgtttctatgattctttgccAGCCATTAAGCCTGGGACATTTggtatgcaaagcagaggctcttccactgagccacagcccctcccgtGAGGTCCATAAGCCAGTCTGGCTACTGCTGAAACAGCCAACAGCTTGTCAAGACATGTCAGGAGTGAGCATATGAGAACAGTCAACCAATGGGAATGAGACCAAGCTCTCTGAGTCATTTTGTTCTAGGGATATCATTGGCTGCACAGGAAAGTCTCATTAAGGCCTTGGGAAGTAATCCAAACACAAACCAGATGCCTCCGTGGATTTTAAATGGTCTCAGCTGTTTGTGTTTGTCAGAAATGTGTTACTCAGACCGAAGCTGCATTTGCAGTGTGTGCTGCCATAGAAGCCAGTTCCTGCCTTTCTAGCGGTGGTGATCAAAGCACTGGTGCAAAGACAAGGAACATTCTCCAAGGCGAACATGTTCACTTTATGttctataaaaaaaaattttttttaaaggtttctttcGAAATCTAATTTGACTTTTATGGCGAAGACTCATAATTATGTCAGAGCAAGGCATTTAATAAATTGATCTCGGAACAGAAAACGCTGTCCAAAATAAAGCAGGGCGCAAGGGTTGTAGTTTTTTGAAGGTATGTAAGATAAACTGGCCCATACTCTACCACTCTTCTTAGCCAAATGTGAGGCATTCACCCTTGGTTTGATGGCCCTGCAGCCTGATCAGTGCAATGTTTTTGTCCAATTGTAACGCTCCCCAATTCTCACACTGAAcagaaaaaacttttttttttaattttgctttttCTACTGCCGCAAGAAAAATAGACACATGGAATTTCTCCAAATCTGCATGTGTCCCACAGGGTTACACAGAGTTTTACACGTCCGCATCATGCCTACCTCATAAGGCCAGCCCAAAGGCTTAAGCCACTCTTTTGAGCGTCATTTCCAggacccccctcccacagccctcCTCAGGAGCTGCTGATACATTATTTACAGAAGGCTCATTGTTTACAGAATGGAAAGTACACTTCTTTATCTTGGACCTTGATGCAGAGGTTGGTTGACCCAATCTGTAATATAAATATCTTGCATTATCACTAAACACTCTGAGTAATTTTCAAGGCAGGCTGTGGGCAGAGACAGGCCCTCCCCCTTTTGAGGATCCAACATGCAAAGACACTTTTCCAATAGGTGCTCAATCAATAAGAAGGTTGAGATCATTTCTTTAGATGTCACTCCATCGTGTTCAACTTTAAATAGTTCTTTTGTTGAAAGAAAAGAACACTTAAGCTGGGGAAACACTCCCTAGGCTGGAGGAAAGCTTCACACAAGGTGAGATACAGGCCACCATTTATAAACCTTGTGCCCCGTCCATATTCTAGCAGATAGCTGCATACACAAGGGATCAGCAATGGCCTCAATGGAGCTTTTTTCTAATGTCTCTGTTTAGCTGGCCCTCAgccacacaaatgcacacacaatcCAGCACATTGGCTCCTGCTTACACAGGGAGACCTGCATTGTCTTCCATATGAATctgtctcctgcctgcctgcctaccagGCACTCAAGCTGTCCCTCATATTTCCAGGGTATATGTCAGACGTGATGACTAATGGTTGATTTGGAATTTTTTGGTTAGTATAACAGATCTTTGATGAAATTAGCCACATTTGGCTTTTATGCCCTGGAGGCTGGGTCTTCGGTATGTGCAAATGCATCTTAAGAATGTTACTTACTACTACTTGGTTTGGTTCTCTTTGAACAATGACTTTCAGATCTGTTAATTGTTCTCCCATATCTTGCTGTTTTTATTCTCAGTGAATTTTACAATTAATAATATTCTGCAGTTCAAAATGCCTCCTAAAATGGTGCCTCTGGGAGACAGGACACCTGAAGGGGTATTTGGAGCAGCAGCAGGAACTGGGAGGTGGACAAACCATGCTCCATTGGGGGAAATTGTTCTGGCATTCACACATTCTGTAGAGCCCAAACCTATGTCATAGAGGTCTCATTGAGATGGTAGTCCTGTCAGTGAAAACCAGTCCTATGGCTGTACCCTGATAAAAGCCTATTTGAGAGGCAATAGGGTGCAGACGGCAGATTTCATTTCAAAACTCGGAAAGTTATACGCTCAACCAGTGACTAATATTGGGGAAGTCCCCCCTTCTGTTGAGTAACTGAAAAGGAAATAGAAGCAGCAGACTGAGAGACTAAAGACAGTAAAGGATGGGAAAAGAGTAGTTAAAAACCTTATATACATGCTAATTTTTTCCCTGTTTCCATTTCAGGAAGTGCATTTGAAGAACACAAGTAGAGGAAGTACAGGAAACCGGAACTACAGAATGTAAGAAAAGCCCATCCATGAGATTGAAGAATGAATGTGCCATCTGCAGGATACTTTGCTGTACATAAATTTGTCAGATATTGGACAAAACAATAGAGTTCAATAAGCTTGATTAAATCTCCACTAATGGGCATTCTCCCAATGAACAATGCAAGTAAACATTCCAATAGGAACCAACTCAGTGCGCAAATGTTTCTGAGGCTGGTGGAATGCTATTCCATTCAGTCGCTTGCTAGAAAATGTCCTGCATGTATACATACAAACACACTTGTGCGCCAACAGTCAACTCTCATAAAGTCCTGAGCCCCTCAAAAGCCAGCAAATGTACAGGCCTTTGATGGATCCAATTGCACTAAATTAACTTATGAACCCTGGCTGTTGGAGTCATTCACCAGCCTTGTCTAAgtggtttctttctctctttttttaatattTGCACTTCTATACAAGCAACAGACTGTTTGTCTTACAGCGTCCGATAACATTGTTTGTTTGCCCCCTTTCATATTTGCACAGTCTAACATTCCCAGTAGCAGCGGCTCTCAAGTAATATTAATTTCACTCATGGCAATTGAACGGCATATGGGTTATAGACATTTGCCCCAGAGCTCCATATGTGCTAAAACAGGCATGCAGAGCTTCTGCATTAGCAGGAAGTGTCATTCATTTACTTTCATAGAGGAagcagctatatatatatatatagcatatatatatatgcacattcCTTTTTGTGCGCACAAAGCTGCCCTTGGCCACTTAAGTGAATGGAGCAGCCTGTACATGCTGGAGCTCCATGTCTGCCTGGGAAGCCCCCACGTCTGCAACCAGTTGCTGGATCAGGATGACTGATTTTAAGgcaaagctccccctccccacagcacacaTGAAGATGTGAATAGATGCAACATGAACAATAggattcttgtttgtttgtttgtttgttttgaatcaGCAGAGAGCATGCGTCGGCTCTCTTCAGTCCTCACTGATTCTTTCAGGTAACGAGTTCTTCTGcaatgatataaataaaatgtcttatttttccccctccatataGTGCAGTATGTAGAGATTTCGCATATCAGTATTAACCCATATATCATCAGTATGTAAAACTGTTTCATAGTACAATGGTGCTATTTTTGTAGCTTGCAATACGAAAGGGTTTGGCCAAAACCGTAAGAGgtaaaagcaaaataataaacTTGGAAATGGAGGGGG
Above is a window of Paroedura picta isolate Pp20150507F chromosome 5, Ppicta_v3.0, whole genome shotgun sequence DNA encoding:
- the IGF1 gene encoding insulin-like growth factor 1 isoform X2, yielding MIAIRYQVKMHTVSYVHLFYFGLCLLTLTCSSAAAGHETLCGAELVDALQFVCGERGFYFSKPAGYGSNRRVNPTKGIVDECCFQSCDLKRLEMYCAPAKPPKSARSVRAQRHTDMPKAQKEVHLKNTSRGSTGNRNYRIPIPKALHRHKPH
- the IGF1 gene encoding insulin-like growth factor 1 isoform X3, producing MHTVSYVHLFYFGLCLLTLTCSSAAAGHETLCGAELVDALQFVCGERGFYFSKPAGYGSNRRVNPTKGIVDECCFQSCDLKRLEMYCAPAKPPKSARSVRAQRHTDMPKAQKEVHLKNTSRGSTGNRNYRIPIPKALHRHKPH